Within Clostridia bacterium, the genomic segment TCATAACTTGTCGAGGTCAACTTTCCCTATACAAAGCTAAACAAACATTAACTTTGTATCCAGGTACTCGCTGTGCAGGTTCATCGGCTTTTAGCCTCCCCGACGGCTACCTCCGTCGCCGTCTGGCCGGACGGTGCCCCTCGAAAGGGGACGCCCTTAACCCGGAAGGGCGTGCGGTCGCCGTCCGCATCCCGGCGTTTTTCCGTCTCGCGGGAACAACCCCTGCGCGGCTGGGCCACGGTCTCCTTAAACGGAGGCACAAGCGTTCTTCCCTTGAGCGCATGCCGGGTGGGGGAGTTACCCCACCTACCCGCCGCCTCCTTGCCCCCGTGCCGACGGTTGCCGGAACCCCGGGCGGCCCCGGCGGGAGAGAGCGACGGGCTTTAGTCTAACTGATGTTTAACCTGGCTTCGCGAACATGAAAACTAGCCAGTCTTCCGGCCGCCAGTGCCGGATTAAATATCCTTCCCTGGCCGCCCGCTTCCGGGCCGCTTTGAAGAGGCCGAAAAGCTTGCCCCAGAGCCTGAAGTGCCGCCATCCTTCCTTCGGCGACAGCAGCTTCATAAGCTCCCGGGGCATCTTTTCGGCGTATCCCAGCGCCCGGCGGGCTATCACTAGGGCCGCCGCCTGGTGGGCGCTCAAACCGTAAGTTTCGGCGTACTTGAAATAGCCGATGAGGGAAGTAAACTTGGCGGAAACGGAGAACACCGCGACGCCGCGCTTCCGCAGGGCCACGACAATGCGGTCGAAGAGGAGCTTTTTGCAAAAGTTGTGGGTTATGCGGTTGAAATACCGGTTGGTGTCGCGGTCCTGAGCAAAGGATAACTCCTCCAGGGCGACCTGCTTTACGCCCATATCTTTCAGCCAGGCGGCTATTTCTTTAGCCAGGTTGCCAGCGAGCCATTCCCGTTTTTCGTGGGAAACGTGGACCAGCTCCGGGCACCAGAAGCAGCGGGAGGCCTTGAAGTTGCCGTCAGGCGAAACTACCGTCACGGCCGCTACCTCCGGGTTCAGGTCTATTCCCGCCATGACAGAATCCTTGTCCACGGGCGCGGTGTCCCCCAGGGGAAAGGAAATGAGGCATTCGAGCCTGCCGTCTTTCCGTACTACCCGCACCGTGTAGGCTTCTCCCTTGAGAAGATGCTGGAGGAGAAGGTTCCGGTAGCGGGCGGGGATTTCCAGCGGCACGGTGACCCATTCTTCTTCCTTTCTCCTGCGGCCCGTCTTGTTTTCCGGCTCCGGCGGTATGTAGACGTTGAGGTGAAAGTTGCCGGTTAAATCGTGATAGGCGATTTCCGTGTTGGCGTTGCCGTGCTGCCCTTCCAGCCCTTTCATGTTGGCCTGGCCTACGGAGTAAAAGGAATTGGAACGCAGCTCACGCCATTCTTCTTTAGAAAGTTTTCCTTCCTGGAGGAGGAGCAGGTTTTTCTTGCCCCCGAACACGGCGGGCGGAACTTCATCCCTTTCCAGGAAACCTTGCCAGTAAACAAGTTTGGCCCGGAGCTTATTCAGCCGGGCGTGGATACCCTGACGGTGAAGCCGGTCCCTGGTGCGTTCCAGTTTTTCCTCGGATTTCTCTATTTTAGCTTTCAGGTCGGAGACATACATCTTCACCAGCTCTTGCTGGCTCTCTATAGTGCTCTTCGCGTCTTCCACCGCCCACTGGCACCAGCGGGCGTTGGGAAAAAACTTTTCGTAGAGGGCTTTGACAATTTCCCCGGCTTCCTTCCCCCGCCTCAAGGCCTGGTAGGCAGAGCGCTTGGCCGCTTGAAAACGGCCCATAAAGGAGACCAGCTCCTCCCGGGCGGCGGCGTCGGGATATATTCTTCCCGGCACGGTTATCATGTCAATCGGCTTACTCGCCCTTGGATGCATCGAGCATGGCCTCCTTCACTTTTTTGCGAAACTCTCTGCTCCGTGAACCGTAGAGCTTGGCGGAAAAAACGGTCAGAATGGAAAGCATGTCCTGTGCCAGCTCTTCGTGCAGGGATTTCGGTTCTTCCCCGTTAACAACTTCAATCCTCACGCCGAAGGCGTTAAAGAAGCGCTCGATATAGGTGAACCCGAACCGGGCCAGCCGGTCTTTGAACTCGATTGCCACCAGGTCCATCTTGCCTTCGCGGGCCATGCGGAAAAGTCGGGCCAGACCTTTGCGTTTCTCGTTCAGCCCGGACCCCTGCTCTGCTACGGCGGCCACCACTTGATAGCCCTTGTCCCGGCAGTATTCTTCCAGACGTTTTTTCTGCCGTTCCAGGTTGCCGGCTCCGGCCTGCTTTGCGCTGGACACGCGGGCATAAATGACGGCCCGAATGCCTGAAGGGACTTCTCCGCCGAGAAGGCGCAAGACTTCGCTCCTGGGAAAACGCCTCTGGCCCGAAGGCGTGCGGACGCACCGGATCTTGCCTTCCTTTTCCCAGCGGCGCAGGGTGATGGGGTGGACGCCCAGTATTTCAGCGGCTTTGCGCAACGGGTAGTGTTCTTCTAATTCAGGTTTCATGATTTAAGTATAGCGTTGATTATGAAAGGAGGCAACTGTTGGTTGGACCGTCCCTGATCCGCCCAGACTCTGATAAGCTCAGGGTAGTTAGATCTTCCCCAGTCGCTGCCAGGTCGCAGTTTTCAGTCGCCCCGTAGATGACATGGCGGGAAGCCAGGTACTTGATGTCATCTTTGGCAAGGGAATCGGCTATGTCGGAGGGACAGGATGACACTATGAGTGGCAGGTAAACCTGCTCAAATACAGGGCGCAGGTTTTTGGCCAAGCGCTCGATCCGCACTGGATCCAACTCAAAGGCATAGATGTTTCTCACTACATGTCGGAAGCGGAGGTACTCATCAAGCCCCCTTACTGCGTTGGATGACAGTACTCTAGGGCGAGTCTCGCCCAGGGGAATGCTCATTTGTTTGAGAAGATCACGATGCCACTCTCGGCCGGTAGGTGGGCTGCCGTCGACGGCGGTAGCAATATGGTAAAAGATTCGCTCTAACCCTCCGTAAAAGTCATGGAGGTTTAGGGCAGCAGAGTCCACGTAAAGGTCCTGATCCTTGGGATGGCGTCTAGCTGCTGCCATAGCGCGCTCAGCACGGGCAACCACTTGCTCCAGGTCCTCTAGCTCTTGGCGAATACGGGCGGCAACTACCAGGAAACGTTCGCTCACACGTCCACCCCTTTCCGCTCGATGACGGCCCGCAGTGACGGGCGGCAGGCCCCCATGTCCACCAAGTTGATCTCTATGGTTGAATCCAAGTCCAACACCGCCCCGATGGCCTTAAAAGTGTCTTCAGGGCGAATCCCCCAAGCGGCAATATCGACATCCGACCACCGGGTGAAGCAGTCAGACCGTAAAAGGGAACCAAAAACTACTACCCGACTAGCCCCAAATTCTTTTTTTAGCAATGCGGCCGCTTCCCTGGCCAGTTTCCAAGCTCGCTCCCGGCGCCGGGCCAACTCCTGCCGTTCGCCCCTCATCCGCCGGCGAGCAGCAGCCCGATATATGGCCATTTGTTCCGGGCTGATCTGCGATACCATCACCATAACCCCTCGGCTTCTTCTGAAAAGATGTTATCACAACCGCCAGGGAAAATATACCGATCGGCTCGGTTCGCCTTGTTCATCCAAGGACCTACACCCCTGGGTGATGTTATAGGCCCACCATGAAATTTCAATATAAGTTTCTCACAACGACACTCAGTGTCCGTGCGATATGTTAAACTAGTCATGGGCACTGATTCCTGGATACTAATTCCAGCTGCCAAGCGGTGGACCTGCCGGCGACCATGGGGAGCCAGCGCCAGGTGACCTGGCATGGGGAACATTCCGGAGGCATATAGCATCTAGCCGGGATGAAGGGGGAGGACGGCATGCTTATGAGCAGGCGGTTGCTTGATGTTATTGCCATAGCCTTGGTGGGCGGAGTGATACTGTTCTTTACTTTTGGCATGGAGAGGCCGGCCCTCTACCACGATCAGACCAACGGCGTCTTTAGGCTGGCATCCAAACAGGTCCTATTAGAGTTTAAGCTCATTGACGCCACCAAGTTTGAACCTAACCCATCCATAACCCCCGACAGCATTTGGCTTACTAAGGACTGGAAGCTGGAGCTTAAGATCACTAACCGCCTGGACAATAAACCCATCGAGTTTCCCCTAGGAGCTGCCACGGTGGTCAGCCAGACAGGAAAAGCATATGCCTCCCAGTCCCACTCCGGCGAAGTCCTGACTGGAGGTCAGCTGGGCGCAGAAGCAACTGGGTTGGGCACTGTCCCCGAGTGGGCCCGGACCACCATCCCCGAGGCCACTGGCCCTAGCAGCTTAGATGGCCTGCTCCGGCAGCTGGCAAGC encodes:
- a CDS encoding transposase gives rise to the protein MHPRASKPIDMITVPGRIYPDAAAREELVSFMGRFQAAKRSAYQALRRGKEAGEIVKALYEKFFPNARWCQWAVEDAKSTIESQQELVKMYVSDLKAKIEKSEEKLERTRDRLHRQGIHARLNKLRAKLVYWQGFLERDEVPPAVFGGKKNLLLLQEGKLSKEEWRELRSNSFYSVGQANMKGLEGQHGNANTEIAYHDLTGNFHLNVYIPPEPENKTGRRRKEEEWVTVPLEIPARYRNLLLQHLLKGEAYTVRVVRKDGRLECLISFPLGDTAPVDKDSVMAGIDLNPEVAAVTVVSPDGNFKASRCFWCPELVHVSHEKREWLAGNLAKEIAAWLKDMGVKQVALEELSFAQDRDTNRYFNRITHNFCKKLLFDRIVVALRKRGVAVFSVSAKFTSLIGYFKYAETYGLSAHQAAALVIARRALGYAEKMPRELMKLLSPKEGWRHFRLWGKLFGLFKAARKRAAREGYLIRHWRPEDWLVFMFAKPG
- a CDS encoding IS607 family transposase; translation: MKPELEEHYPLRKAAEILGVHPITLRRWEKEGKIRCVRTPSGQRRFPRSEVLRLLGGEVPSGIRAVIYARVSSAKQAGAGNLERQKKRLEEYCRDKGYQVVAAVAEQGSGLNEKRKGLARLFRMAREGKMDLVAIEFKDRLARFGFTYIERFFNAFGVRIEVVNGEEPKSLHEELAQDMLSILTVFSAKLYGSRSREFRKKVKEAMLDASKGE
- a CDS encoding antitoxin, with the translated sequence MSERFLVVAARIRQELEDLEQVVARAERAMAAARRHPKDQDLYVDSAALNLHDFYGGLERIFYHIATAVDGSPPTGREWHRDLLKQMSIPLGETRPRVLSSNAVRGLDEYLRFRHVVRNIYAFELDPVRIERLAKNLRPVFEQVYLPLIVSSCPSDIADSLAKDDIKYLASRHVIYGATENCDLAATGEDLTTLSLSESGRIRDGPTNSCLLS
- a CDS encoding nucleotidyltransferase domain-containing protein codes for the protein MVSQISPEQMAIYRAAARRRMRGERQELARRRERAWKLAREAAALLKKEFGASRVVVFGSLLRSDCFTRWSDVDIAAWGIRPEDTFKAIGAVLDLDSTIEINLVDMGACRPSLRAVIERKGVDV